A window from Nothobranchius furzeri strain GRZ-AD chromosome 17, NfurGRZ-RIMD1, whole genome shotgun sequence encodes these proteins:
- the LOC107394063 gene encoding perforin-1, translated as MEAAGSPWRNFVLFTLMFPVILEVHRVLGCRLGTGPECEKAPFVPGHNLAGEGFDIVRLRRTGAYVINVKAHLDDNHTCTLCPNRFQNGQIQRLPAAVLDWRPFSRCSKQLSSALHHSVDSLLRSSNSLVNNNWGLGLSLSMIGQAVLGGSRSDLAKFARSQHSVDKATFAIHEISCSYYSYRLADHPQLSAEFTKHLKRLPQSLDTVQNKALYRRLIDTYGTHYIHQVQLGGKVRRITAFRTCLATLKGFSESEIKNCLNLELRMALGFLPANASFSNKCDNLLKGNLSMGFYQGFMTHKIEVIGGEKYFPDILYQRDPSEAYHSWINSLHDNPDVVSYAIFPLHHLVEDTEISANLRSMVTDYIKENQLEEQHGVKNCSPTPNVDHNCCPLRASRGTLRLEMHRAAGLRADTFTKTDAYVKIFYGGIYEETETVMDNNDPVWNATYDFGSVEMGQDLRLEVWDRDVLYNDVAGICVVYPEKGTHSLSCQLRKGVLYFTYTVTCDAHLTGFRCGRYSPNAE; from the exons ATGGAAGCAGCAGGATCACCATGGAGGAATTTTGTCTTGTTTACACTGATGTTTCCAGTAATACTGGAGGTCCACAGGGTCCTGGGCTGTCGGCTTGGCACCGGACCAGAGTGTGAGAAGGCTCCTTTTGTTCCAGGCCACAACTTGGCTGGGGAGGGGTTTGATATAGTGCGACTGCGTCGAACTGGAGCGTATGTCATTAACGTCAAAGCTCATCTGGATGACAACCACACCTGCACACTGTGTCCAAACAGATTCCAGAATGGACAG ATTCAGAGGCTCCCCGCCGCAGTGCTTGACTGGCGCCCCTTCAGCCGCTGCAGTAAGCAGCTTTCCAGTGCGCTCCACCACTCTGTGGACTCCCTGCTGCGCAGCTCCAACTCACTGGTTAACAACAACTGGGGTTTGGGGTTGAGCCTCTCCATGATCGGCCAGGCAGTGCTTGGAGGAAGCCGCTCAGATTTGGCAAAGTTTGCTCGCTCACAGCACAGTGTGGACAAAGCTACATTTGCCATTCATGAAATTAGCTGCTCCTACTACAG CTACAGGCTGGCCGACCACCCCCAGCTGAGTGCAGAGTTCACCAAGCATCTGAAGAGACTCCCGCAGAGTTTAGACACAGTCCAGAACAAAGCCCTGTACAGACGGCTCATAGACACCTACGGGACACACTATATACATCAG GTCCAGCTTGGAGGTAAAGTGAGGCGAATCACCGCCTTCAGGACATGCTTGGCCACTCTGAAGGGGTTCTCAGAGTCTGAAATCAAAAACTGCCTGAATCTTGAACTCCGCATGGCTCTGGGTTTTCTCCCCGCCAATGCATCCTTCTCCAACAAGTGTGACAACCTCCTGAAGGGGAATCTTAGCATGGGGTTCTACCAGGGCTTCATGACACATAAGATTGAGGTCATTGGAGGGGAGAAGTATTTCCCTGACATCCTCTACCAGCGAGATCCATCCGAAGCATACCACAGCTGGATAAACAGCCTCCACGACAACCCAGACGTGGTTTCTTATGCCATCTTCCCACTGCACCATCTGGTGGAGGACACAGAAATCAGTGCTAACCTGAGAAGCATGGTCACCGATTACATCAAAGAGAACCAGTTGGAAGAACAGCACGGTGTGAAGAATTGCTCCCCGACTCCCAACGTGGATCACAACTGCTGCCCTTTGAGAGCCAGCAGAGGAACTCTGAGGCTGGAAATGCACAGAGCAGCAGGGCTGAGGGCCGACACCTTCACAAAAACAGACGCGTACGTTAAGATCTTCTATGGCGGCATTTACGAAGAGACTGAAACAGTGATGGACAACAATGACCCAGTATGGAACGCTACGTATGATTTTGGTTCAGTGGAGATGGGTCAGGACCTGAGGCTGGAAGTCTGGGACAGGGATGTGCTTTATAATGATGTAGCAGGGATTTGTGTTGTTTATCCAGAGAAGGGGACCCATTCTTTAAGCTGTCAGCTACGTAAAGGAGTTCTTTATTTCACTTACACCGTAACATGTGATGCCCATCTGACAGGGTTCAGGTGTGGACGATATTCTCCAAATGCAGAGTAA
- the mpeg1.1 gene encoding macrophage-expressed gene 1 protein: MKTVLALLAALYTLRTCSSAPLSRPTNWLRQCRASTNFSIAAMEVLPGGGWDNLRNMDMGRVMNLSYFQCQTTEDGLYLIPDEVFVIPQKETGVETNSEIISSWLEQKSTTAHSINADISFLKVLNGKFSTENTRMKSHQVKDSSTTTRVQVRNFMYTVKAYPDFVLDSRFAQQVKDIADAIENNQTRNADYLAEKMVLDYGTHVITSVDAGASLVQEDYLRSSYVSQSASDSSTVKAQAGFNFFDKLKFDISSESSQQSTELKTYQSNIIYSLIQSHGGVPFYPGITLPKWQESTRNNLVAIDRSGFPLHYFINKNTLTDLPEPTVGKVAVRVSQAIERYYKINTRPGCVDVGSKNFNFQANIDDSSCEGPATNLSFGGIYQTCSKLSSDAGPLCDKLAQKNPDTGEFTCRGPYTPTLLRSETRQEGYSQNECYTDSHSCGFLWLDTCYTTHCQDVYHVRSARIDTYWCSLNGKAPDNSGYRFGGIYSPSLRNPITNTKSCPANFIAVKFLSDGQMLCMSNDYEMGTRYAVPFGGLFSCEAANPLARNQHMCPPKFSQHLATVSDGCEILYCVKSGLFTGGELLPIRLPPFTKPPLMSMQATNTVMVMTEGDKSWVRVGQTKAWKLAKPEEIKVLAQKFNPELNQMTSGGKAGVAFGVIGLMVLVVIVVFLVRRKRRVSRFSGYEDLSEQAESKTQQDEP; the protein is encoded by the exons ATGAAGACAGTACTGGCTCTCCTGGCTGCTCTTTACACCCTTAGAACCTGCTCTTCAGCTCCTCTGAGCCGCCCGACCAACTGGCTCAGACAATGCCGTGCCTCCACCAACTTCTCCATCGCAGCAATGGAGGTGCTTCCAGGTGGAGGGTGGGACAATCTCCGAAACATGGACATGGGTCGAGTCATGAACCTCAGCTACTTCCAGTGCCAAACCACTGAAGATGGACTCTACCTCATCCCAGATGAGGTGTTTGTCATCCCTCAGAAGGAGACAGGAGTGGAGACCAACTCTGAGATCATCAGCTCCTGGCTGGAGCAGAAAAGCACCACAGCTCACTCTATAAATGCTGACATTTCCTTCTTGAAAGTGCTGAATGGAAAATTTTCTACTGAGAACACAAGAATGAAATCCCATCAGGTCAAAGATTCTTCAACTACAACCAGAGTTCAG GTTCGGAACTTTATGTACACAGTGAAGGCCTACCCTGACTTCGTACTGGACTCACGCTTTGCTCAGCAAGTCAAAGACATCGCAGACGCAATAGAAAACAATCAGACGAGGAACGCTGACTATCTCGCAGAGAAGATGGTGCTGGACTATGGAACTCATGTCATCACTAGTGttgatgctggggcctctctggtGCAGGAAGACTACCTCCGCTCCTCGTACGTGTCTCAGAGTGCATCAGACAGTTCAACTGTTAAAGCACAGGCTGGGTTCAACTTTTTTGACAAACTCAAGTTTGATATCAGCAGTGAGAGCAGCCAACAGAGTACAGAACTTAAAACGTATCAGTCCAACATTATCTATTCACTCATTCAGAGTCATGGAGGTGTGCCTTTTTATCCTGGCATCACTTTACCAAAATGGCAGGAAAGTACCAGAAATAACTTGGTTGCTATTGACCGTTCAGGTTTCCCTCTCCACTATTTTATAAACAAAAACACTTTGACTGATCTACCAGAACCTACAGTGGGCAAAGTCGCAGTTCGAGTAAGCCAGGCCATAGAGCGGTACTACAAGATCAACACCCGCCCTGGGTGTGTAGACGTCGGCTCCAAGAACTTTAACTTTCAGGCAAACATTGATGACAGTTCCTGCGAGGGCCCGGCTACAAACCTTAGTTTTGGTGGGATCTACCAAACATGTAGCAAACTCAGCTCAGATGCAGGTCCACTTTGTGACAAACTGGCCCAGAAAAACCCAGACACTGGTGAATTCACTTGTCGTGGTCCTTACACCCCAACTTTACTGCGATCAGAGACGAGACAGGAGGGCTATTCTCAAAATGAATGCTACACAGATAGTCATTCATGCGGATTCTTGTGGTTAGATACTTGTTACACAACACACTGCCAGGATGTGTATCATGTTCGTTCTGCTCGTATCGACACCTACTGGTGCTCTCTGAATGGAAAAGCTCCTGATAACTCGGGTTATCGGTTTGGAGGCATCTACAGTCCGTCTCTCCGGAATCCCATCACCAACACCAAAAGTTGCCCTGCAAATTTTATTGCAGTCAAATTTCTATCAGATGGCCAGATGCTCTGCATGAGTAACGACTATGAGATGGGTACCAGATATGCCGTACCATTTGGAGGTCTCTTCAGTTGTGAAGCTGCTAACCCACTGGCAAGGAACCAACACATGTGTCCTCCCAAGTTCAGTCAGCACCtcgccacagtcagtgatggctgTGAAATTCTTTACTGTGTTAAGTCTGGACTGTTCACAGGAGGCGAGCTGCTGCCAATCCGACTTCCTCCTTTTACCAAACCTCCTCTCATGAGCATGCAAGCTACCAACACGGTGATGGTGATGACCGAAGGAGATAAGAGCTGGGTCAGAGTGGGGCAGACAAAAGCATGGAAGCTTGCCAAGCCAGAGGAAATCAAGGTACTTGCTCAAAAGTTCAACCCAGAGCTAAATCAGATGACAAGTGGGGGAAAGGCAGGGGTAGCATTTGGAGTGATTGGTCTGATGGTTCTGGTGGTGATTGTGGTGTTCCTGgttaggaggaagaggagggtgtCTAGATTTAGTGGCTATGAGGATTTAAGTGAACAGGCTGAGAGCAAGACTCAGCAGGATGAGCcttaa